Proteins encoded within one genomic window of Gadus chalcogrammus isolate NIFS_2021 chromosome 6, NIFS_Gcha_1.0, whole genome shotgun sequence:
- the LOC130384542 gene encoding macrophage-expressed gene 1 protein-like — translation MAMRAALLLLSLLHSCHLHPLARPTNGLNQCRTTLSITALEVLPGGGWDNLRNMDMGRVMNLSYSQCQTTEDGLYLLPDEVFVIPQKQTGVESNAEILSSWLEVKSTTSHTINMDASYLSVLNAKFSVENQRMKTHQVQESSTTARVQVRNLVYTAKAYPDFAVDSSFAQQAVQIADAIENNQPKHAAYLSEKMVLDYGTHVITGVDAGATLVQEDYLRSSYVANSQSQTTSVSVLAGLNFFDKLKFDISSKDTTQNAALQAYQSNISYSLTQSHGGVPFYPGMTMQKWQEGTRNNLVAIDRTGLPLQYFINPKTFPDMPEPTVSRLALSVSHAIKRYYEVNTRRGCVDIDSKNFNFQANVDDKSCQGPATNLSFGGLYQQCSPLTDDADPLCQALAQKNIDTGDFSCRSPYISTLLRSEVRQEGYNQYECQTVSHNCYLFFKCHREVCGNVYYVRKAKIDTYWCSVDGKAPEDSGYLFGGIYGPSLLNPITKSKSCPLYFIPQRFLSDGLTICLSNDYEMATAYSVPFGGLISCESANPLAGNQRHCPAEFSQHLATVSDGCEVLYCVQSGLFTGGQLLPIRLPPFTLPPLISAMGMSTEVAVMSEGEQSWVRVSQNKKWTPVLSENLMAVIRELQVDPGEMTAGSKAGLAFGIIGLLGILAVGGVFLVRKRASRRNSYVHKDGQPQMSETAVLLPEEGIEE, via the exons ATGGCAATGAGAGCAGCActgctccttctctcgctcctcCACTCCTGCCACCTTCACCCCCTTGCTCGGCCGACCAACGGGTTGAACCAGTGTCGGACCACCCTCTCCATCACGGCTCTAGAGGTGCTGCCCGGTGGAGGCTGGGACAACCTGAGGAACATGGACATGGGTCGGGTCATGAACCTCAGCTACTCCCAGTGTCAGACCACCGAGGACGGCCTCTACCTCCTCCCAGACGAGGTCTTTGTCATCCCCCAGAAGCAGACCGGTGTGGAGTCCAACGCGGAGATCCTCAGCTCCTGGCTGGAGGTGAAAAGCACAACGTCACATACTATCAACATGGACGCATCCTACCTTTCTGTGCTGAACGCAAagttttctgtggagaaccagagaATGAAAACTCACCAGGTCCAAGAGTCATCCACCACAGCGAGAGTACAG GTCCGCAACTTGGTCTACACTGCCAAGGCCTATCCTGATTTTGCTGTGGACTCGAGCTTTGCTCAGCAGGCAGTGCAGATAGCAGACGCCATTGAAAACAACCAGCCCAAGCATGCAGCATATCTTTCTGAGAAGATGGTGCTTGATTATGGAACCCATGTAATCACGGGTGTAGATGCTGGGGCTACTCTAGTCCAGGAGGATTACCTCCGATCCTCATATGTTGCCAACAGTCAGTCGCAGACCACCTCTGTCTCAGTACTCGCTGGCTTGAACTTTTTCGACAAACTAAAGTTCGATATTAGCAGCAAAGACACCACACAGAACGCCGCGCTCCAGGCGTATCAGTCCAACATTTCATACTCTCTAACCCAGAGTCACGGAGGTGTACCCTTCTACCCTGGTATGACCATGCAGAAGTGGCAGGAAGGCACCAGAAACAACTTGGTCGCCATTGACCGCACAGGGCTTCCACTACAGTACTTTATAAACCCCAAAACCTTCCCTGATATGCCAGAGCCCACGGTCAGCAGGTTGGCTCTATCGGTGAGTCACGCCATAAAGCGTTACTATGAAGTCAACACACGCCGGGGCTGTGTCGACATCGACTCCAAGAACTTCAACTTCCAGGCTAACGTGGATGACAAGTCGTGCCAGGGTCCGGCCACAAACCTCAGCTTCGGTGGTCTCTACCAGCAGTGTAGTCCGCTCACTGATGACGCAGATCCACTGTGTCAGGCCCTAGCCCAGAAGAACATAGATACAGGGGACTTCTCCTGCCGTTCGCCATACATCTCCACTCTACTGCGTTCAGAAGTCAGGCAGGAGGGTTACAATCAATACGAGTGTCAGACAGTATCTCACAACTGCTATTTGTTTTTCAAATGCCACCGCGAGGTGTGTGGCAACGTCTATTACGTGCGCAAAGCAAAGATCGATACCTACTGGTGCTCTGTTGATGGAAAGGCCCCTGAAGATTCTGGGTACCTGTTTGGAGGGATCTACGGCCCCTCCCTTCTGAATCCCATTACCAAATCCAAGAGCTGCCCTCTATACTTCATCCCACAAAGGTTTCTGTCAGATGGCCTGACGATCTGTTTGAGTAACGACTACGAGATGGCTACTGCATACTCTGTGCCGTTCGGGGGCCTCATCAGCTGTGAGTCAGCCAACCCACTGGCAGGGAACCAGAGGCATTGCCCTGCAGAGTTCAGCCAACATCTCGCCACAGTCAGCGATGGCTGCGAGGTCCTCTACTGCGTCCAGTCGGGACTGTTCACTGGTGGGCAACTGCTGCCAATCCGCCTGCCTCCCTTCACTCTGCCTCCGTTGATTAGCGCAATGGGTATGAGTACGGAGGTGGCGGTGATGAGTGAGGGGGAGCAGAGCTGGGTGAGAGTGAGCCAGAACAAGAAGTGGACACCGGTCCTGTCAGAGAACCTAATGGCAGTTATACGGGAGCTCCAAGTAGACCCTGGTGAGATGACAGCAGGATCAAAGGCAGGATTGGCCTTTGGGATCATTGGTTTGCTGGGGATTCTGGCTGTAGGAGGGGTGTTTCTGGTAAGAAAAAGGGCCTCTAGGAGAAACAGCTATGTGCATAAAGATGGGCAACCACAAATGAGTGAGACAGCGGTGCTGCTGCCAGAGGAAGGGATAGAAGAATAG